CGAGGGCTGCATGTCCGGGTTGAACACGTCGCCGTAGACCTTGTTCATGTCCGGCTCGTCGGCGATCAGGTAGCCGACGTAGTTGCGGGCGTGCTGGACGTCCTCCAACACCGTGTCAACGCGAGTGCCGTCCACGTAGACCCGCCAGTCGGTCTCGTGCAGGCCCTCCTGGCGGAGGTACCACCACTCGTCCTCCCAGAGCCCGATCCCGAAGTCGATGCCGATCTTCGGGTAGGCCAGGCCCAGCTTCTCGCCGTTCTCCACCCCGGACGGGTCCTGCATCCAGACGTTGATCGGGAACACGGCCGGGTCGCCGGTGGGGTTGGGGCCGTTCGCCCACTTCTTGTAGTAGTCGACCGACGGCACGACGACGGCCGCGGGCGCCGACCCCGACTGCGGCACCGCCCCGGCCGTGCAGGCCGTCAGGGCGAGGACCGCCAGCAACGCACCGGCACGCGCCATGGTCGCGCTCCTGTTCACCTGGGCGTCCGGACGCGCCCGCGCGCGGCCAGCACCTGCTTCGCCTTCTCGAAGCCACCCGGCCCGAGCAGCCGCAGCGCCGTCGTCTTGGCCAAGTATCTGGCCCCGTCCCGGGCCGACCGCAAGGGATGTCCCACGAACCGGTCACGGGCGAGCACCCCGCCGGCGGGCTGGGGCACGTCGTCCAGCGCCGCGCCGAACAGCGGCCGGTAGGGCGCGGGCGCGACCAGCCTGCCGCGCGTGCGGTTGCTCACGTTCCCGCCGTGCACGACCTGCAACCAGGCGGGCGGGCCGCCCAGCGACACCACCTCGGCGTGCCGGTGCAGCCGGTTGTGCCAGTCGGCCCAGCACGTCACCGGCGCGTCCCAGCTCTCCCGCATCGAGGCGAACGCGTTGTCCCGGTCGTGGTGGAAGAACAGCCCCGTCGGGCTCTTGACCAGGCCGTTCGCCAGGTAGAGGGCGGTCCGGCGGCCGGTCGGGCGGTCGGCCTGCAGCCGCGCGACGAAGTCCGCCGCCAGGCCGTCGTCGTTGTCGAGGTTGGTGGTGATCAGCGCCTCGCCCCGGACCGGGAAGAGGGCGCCGATGTCCTCGACCAGCTCCTCGCGGCTGACCTGGGTGCGGAAGACCGGCGTGTAGGCGTCGCCGTGCGCCTCGATGCGGTCCTTGAGCCACTGCGGGCTCTCCGGGTCGAAGTAGATGAGCCACCGGAAGTTCGCCGAGGTCTGCGCCGCCACCGAGGGCAGGCAGTACCGCTCGAACAGCGCGACGCGTTCGGTCAACCACCCCTCCCGCGCCCGCACGACGCTCTCCGCGCCGACGGACGGCAGGTTGAATCGCGTCAGCACGACGTGGTCCATGGAACCCCTTCCCGTATGTCCCGTACATCGGGATCCGGGCCGCGCCGTTAACGATCGGCCGCCGGACACGATGAGTAGTTCGTGACAGAGCCCCCGCCGCTACCGACGGTCGACGTCGTCATCCCCTGCTACAACTACGCACGGTTCCTGCGCGCGTGCGTCAAGAGCGTGCTCGACCAACCCGGCGTGGACGTGCGGGTGCTGATCATCGACGACACGTCGAGCGACGAGACGCCCGAGGTGGTCGCCGAGCTGACCCGGGACCCGAGGGTCGAGGGCCGCAGGCACGAGGTCAACCAGGGGCACATCGCCACCTACAACGAGGGCCTGCTGGAGTGGGCCAAGGCCGACTACACCGTGCTGCTGTCCGCCGACGACCTGCTGGCGCCGGGCTCGCTGGCCCGTGCCGCCGAGGTCTTCGAGGCGAACCCGGACGTCGGCATGGTCTACGGACGTGTCGTTTATTACACCGACCACGACGACCTGCCGTCGGTGGTCGCACCGCCGGCCGGGCACACCGTGTGGTCCGGTGTGGACTGGATCGAGGCGCGCTGCCGGACCGGGCAGAACGTGCTGTCCTCGCCCGAGGCCGTGGTGCGCACGTCCGTGCAGCAGCGGGTGGGCGGCTACCGGCCGGACCTGCCGCACGCGGGCGACCTGGAGATGTGGATGCGGATCGCCGCGGTGTCCGACATCGGCTACGTGCGCGGCAAGCCCGCCGCGTACTACCGGGTGCACCAGCAGAGCATGATGCGGACCCGGTTCTCGTCGCTGTTCGCCGACCTGGAGCAGCGGCAGGCGGTGTTCGACCGGTTCTTCGCCGAGCACCCCGACCTGCCGC
This genomic window from Saccharothrix sp. HUAS TT1 contains:
- a CDS encoding glycosyltransferase, yielding MLTRFNLPSVGAESVVRAREGWLTERVALFERYCLPSVAAQTSANFRWLIYFDPESPQWLKDRIEAHGDAYTPVFRTQVSREELVEDIGALFPVRGEALITTNLDNDDGLAADFVARLQADRPTGRRTALYLANGLVKSPTGLFFHHDRDNAFASMRESWDAPVTCWADWHNRLHRHAEVVSLGGPPAWLQVVHGGNVSNRTRGRLVAPAPYRPLFGAALDDVPQPAGGVLARDRFVGHPLRSARDGARYLAKTTALRLLGPGGFEKAKQVLAARGRVRTPR
- a CDS encoding glycosyltransferase; its protein translation is MTEPPPLPTVDVVIPCYNYARFLRACVKSVLDQPGVDVRVLIIDDTSSDETPEVVAELTRDPRVEGRRHEVNQGHIATYNEGLLEWAKADYTVLLSADDLLAPGSLARAAEVFEANPDVGMVYGRVVYYTDHDDLPSVVAPPAGHTVWSGVDWIEARCRTGQNVLSSPEAVVRTSVQQRVGGYRPDLPHAGDLEMWMRIAAVSDIGYVRGKPAAYYRVHQQSMMRTRFSSLFADLEQRQAVFDRFFAEHPDLPPRLRALANRSIAKDALWRAVRAYDRDQLAEIPVDELVAFAREVFPATERLPEYRALRRRRALGARLCSRTQVFVGSHLAKRGAGLVGKQVWKWRGQ